In Terriglobia bacterium, the DNA window CCCGAGATCGCGCAGGCGATCGAGAGGACCGGCCTGAGGATCGGGACGGCCGAAGGGGAGAGCCTGTCGCTCGCCCCTTCCGCGTTCCGCGTCGTGACGTCTCCCGGCGAGGCTCTCGCGCTGGCGCCGTTCGACGTCGCCCTCGTCGCGCTGAAGTCGTTCGACGTCCCGGATCTCATCGCCACGCTCGCCGCCGCGCGCGTTCCTGACCTCGATCTTCCGTTCCTCTGTCTCTCGAACGGCGTCGACAACGAGCCGGCCCTGGCCCGCGCCTTTGGTCGGGACCGTGTGATCGCGGCGACCGTGACGACCGCCGTGGGCCGCCGCGCTCCCGGCAACGTCGTGGTCGAGAGGCTGCGCGGAGCGGGGATCGCCTTGGGGCATCCCATCTCGGAGAGGCTCGCGCGCGCCATGAGCGGGGCGGGGCTCAGGACGCGGCTGTACCGGCGGCCGGCCGACATGAAGTGGTCGAAGCTGCTCACCAACCTGCTGGGGAACGCCACCTCGGCGATCCTGGACATGAAGCCGGCGGAGGTGTTCGCCCATCCGGGCCTGTATCGCCTCGAGGTCGAGCAGATCCGGGAAGCGCTACGGGTCATGAGAGCGTCGGGGATCGGGGTCGTGAACCTCCCACGCACCCCGGTGCGACTGCTCGCCCTGGGATCGGGCCTGCCCCCCGCGCTCTCCCGCCCCGTGCTGGCCCGCGCCGTGAGCGGCGGGCGCGGCGGCAAGAT includes these proteins:
- a CDS encoding 2-dehydropantoate 2-reductase produces the protein METDRPLEIVVFGAGAIGTYVGGSLALRGHRAVFVERPEIAQAIERTGLRIGTAEGESLSLAPSAFRVVTSPGEALALAPFDVALVALKSFDVPDLIATLAAARVPDLDLPFLCLSNGVDNEPALARAFGRDRVIAATVTTAVGRRAPGNVVVERLRGAGIALGHPISERLARAMSGAGLRTRLYRRPADMKWSKLLTNLLGNATSAILDMKPAEVFAHPGLYRLEVEQIREALRVMRASGIGVVNLPRTPVRLLALGSGLPPALSRPVLARAVSGGRGGKMPSFHIDLRSGRGRSEVDHLHGAVVRHGERAGVPAPVNRLLTETLSALSAREIPLDTYSRNPEKLIAASRARRAG